The following proteins come from a genomic window of Dreissena polymorpha isolate Duluth1 chromosome 1, UMN_Dpol_1.0, whole genome shotgun sequence:
- the LOC127832992 gene encoding paramyosin-like, translated as MAKKDFEIKKLKELLSKERENSRKYQLACDELLEWKKECEEREKSRAKVYNAELATYVSIHINIKQQVQSLRDVATKREELINYLQRKKKDVCNDNESTELLKTEKKLQELKEELRHTTQKLRLEKEGRKEDNIKHKKDIEAVCNKFQVEIEAAVMSISMKLIKTQDDFTFKENELLDKISKAETKIQKLNNISNKYQETRHELETTNQQHEEYIKSMNEREQSIEQLQEEISAIQNDNRNLKKTVKELISNLAIASEENIKLQEETESWKQQLEIVKVHANTDVVKKERQLEFRIEEQRNGHLEEVKQIHLKYKDSMKLISDANSRERRAVDSVKVLEGKLKSLEDTISDMKDEYEQQKQELFKNVSVSLNTIKDLQTRLNNAQASERNLNKRLKERDQELERLNAFSKGQDSERRRFEAKIAANENQLQQANEQLEHFNKERQNLKQELYQEKSRLEELVKNYEASVNDRIKSKDDDSLLCQLDQLKSKEKELATEIIQVHQQLKSSNIELEETETRLSKLMGQRLTDNNPNITDLSDKNRPTKLAERYSELYDNEWADAFEDLNAIYNDEQKTIAMLTVILKEAACFCRNEADEQMEHLRKVLTLQTTLSVSRGQNVPDVINQQLKNSRKVMSEIAGTNIVETYIKRLKHLTSASARDALRVEKFLREAFSLCWLMSIQDPPVVFDRLQKHGEEFNAELYRPYTQAGALVDFQVLPTMFLNEGGPVLYKGVAQGYSLTNE; from the exons ATGGCGAAAAAAGATTTCGAAATAAAAAAACTGAAAGAGTTGCTGTCCAAGGAAAGAGAAAACAGTCGAAAATATCAACTTGCTTGTGATGAGCTTTTAGAGTGGAAAAAAGAATGCGAGGAGCGCGAGAAGTCACGTGCGAAGGTATACAACGCTGAACTGGCCACGTATGTATCTATACATATAA ATATCAAACAGCAGGTTCAAAGTCTACGTGATGTAGCAACAAAACGTGAAGAACTAATCAATTATCTTCAACGAAAGAAAAAAGACGTTTGCAACGACAACGAATCAACGGAACTATTAAAGACTGAAAAGAAATTGCAAGAGCTCAAAGAGGAACTTAGACACACAACCCAAAAACTTAGATTAGAAAAAGAAGGTAGAAAAGAAGACAACATCAAACATAAAAAAGATATTGAAGCTGTCTGTAACAAGTTCCAAGTCGAAATAGAAGCTGCAGTAATGTCAATTTCAATGAAGCTAATAAAAACACAAGACGACTTTACCTTTAAAGAAAATGAATTGTTAGATAAGATAAGCAAGGCGGAAACGAAAATTCAGAAACTGAACAATATCAGCAATAAATATCAGGAAACACGTCATGAGCTTGAAACTACCAATCAACAACACGAAGAATATATTAAATCTATGAATGAAAGAGAACAATCAATAGAACAATTACAGGAAGAAATATCGGCAATACAGAACGATAACAGAAATTTAAAGAAAACTGTTAAAGAATTAATATCTAATTTAGCCATCGCTTCTGAAGAAAATATAAAACTTCAAGAAGAGACTGAAAGTTGGAAGCAACAACTTGAAATAGTTAAAGTGCACGCAAACACTGATGTAGTAAAAAAAGAAAGGCAGCTGGAGTTTCGTATTGAAGAGCAGCGGAACGGTCATTTAGAAGAAGTAAaacaaattcatttaaaatacaaagaTAGTATGAAACTGATATCCGATGCTAATTCGCGCGAACGAAGGGCGGTTGATTCCGTTAAAGTATTAGAGGGAAAATTAAAATCATTAGAAGACACGATTTCAGATATGAAGGACGAATATGAGCAGCAGAAGCAGGAACTTTTCAAAAACGTGTCTGTTTCGTTGAATACAATAAAAGATTTACAGACCCGCCTCAACAACGCACAAGCTTCTGAAAGAAATTTGAATAAACGTTTAAAGGAACGAGATCAAGAATTAGAGCGATTAAACGCGTTCAGTAAAGGTCAAGATTCAGAAAGAAGGAGATTCGAAGCAAAAATAGCAGCAAATGAAAATCAACTTCAACAAGCAAATGAACAACtagaacattttaacaaagaaagACAAAACTTGAAACAGGAGCTTTATCAGGAAAAATcaag ATTGGAGGAATTAGTTAAAAACTACGAGGCCTCTGTGAATGACCGAATAAAATCTAAGGATGATGACTCATTGTTGTGTCAACTAGATCAACTTAAATCAAAAGAAAAGGAATTAGCCACCGAGATAATTCAAGTACACCAACAATTAAAAAGCAGTAACATCGAATTAGAGGAAACTGAAACAAG GCTAAGTAAACTGATGGGACAAAGATTAACGGACAACAATCCAAACATAACAGACCTTAGTGATAAGAACCGCCCAACAAAACTTGCGGAACGATACTCCGAGCTGTATGACAACGAATGGGCGGATGCTTTTGAAGATCTTAATGCAATCTACAATGATGAGCAGAAAACTATTGCAATGCTGACCGTCATTCTAAAG GAAGCCGCATGTTTCTGCAGAAACGAAGCAGACGAACAAATGGAACATTTACGGAAAGTACTAACTCTTCAAACTACTTTG TCGGTGTCGCGTGGACAAAACGTCCCAGATGTCATAAATCAACAGCTTAAAAATAGTCGCAAAGTTATGTCAGAAATAGCTGGAACAAATATTGTGGAG ACATACATAAAGCGTTTAAAACATCTCACGTCCGCCTCGGCACGAGACGCTCTGCGCGTGGAGAAGTTCCTGAGAGAGGCGTTCTCGTTGTGTTGGTTGATGAGCATACAGGATCCACCTGTTGTGTTTGACCGCCTTCAAAAGCATGGCGAAGAGTTCAACGCGGAGTTATATCGGCCCTACACACAGGCAGGTGCGCTGGTTGACTTTCAAGTCTTACCGACCATGTTTCTGAACGAGGGTGGACCCGTCCTGTACAAAGGTGTGGCCCAGGGGTACAGTCTCACTAATGAATAA